In a single window of the Campylobacter iguaniorum genome:
- a CDS encoding DUF4006 family protein translates to MENTNRCVFGLSGVSGMLIATVLLLSILGVLTYLGIIAQQDVMQKPYQLTNPTSVEMKSSMKQESEVMVIKE, encoded by the coding sequence ATGGAAAATACAAATAGATGTGTTTTTGGTCTAAGTGGAGTTTCTGGAATGCTTATTGCGACTGTATTACTTCTTAGTATTTTGGGAGTGTTAACATATTTGGGTATAATCGCACAACAAGACGTTATGCAAAAACCATATCAACTAACAAATCCAACTTCTGTAGAGATGAAAAGTAGCATGAAGCAAGAATCAGAAGTCATGGTAATTAAGGAGTAA
- the ccoO gene encoding cytochrome-c oxidase, cbb3-type subunit II yields MFSWLEKNPFFFAVFVFIFIAYAGVVEILPDFADRARPVEGKKPYTVLQLAGRQVYINDSCNACHSQLIRPFKSETDRYGMYSISGEYAYDRPFLWGSKRTGPDLWRVGNYRSTDWHENHMKDPTSVVPGTIMPAYKHMFNKNADIETAYAEAFTIKKVFNVPYDAENMPKLGSWDEAKALAKEEAAAIVGQMKDQDVKDAFERGEIREIVALIAYLNSLK; encoded by the coding sequence ATGTTTAGTTGGTTAGAAAAAAATCCATTCTTTTTTGCGGTATTTGTGTTTATATTTATAGCTTATGCTGGTGTGGTAGAGATTTTACCAGACTTTGCAGATCGTGCTAGGCCAGTTGAGGGCAAAAAGCCTTATACTGTTTTACAGCTTGCTGGTCGTCAAGTATACATAAATGATAGTTGTAATGCATGTCACTCACAACTTATTAGACCATTCAAATCAGAAACTGATAGATATGGTATGTACTCAATTAGTGGTGAATATGCTTATGATAGACCATTTTTATGGGGTTCAAAAAGAACTGGACCAGATCTTTGGCGTGTAGGTAACTATAGAAGTACTGACTGGCATGAAAATCATATGAAGGATCCAACAAGTGTTGTTCCTGGAACTATAATGCCAGCATATAAACATATGTTTAACAAAAATGCAGATATAGAAACTGCTTATGCAGAGGCTTTCACTATCAAGAAAGTATTTAATGTGCCTTATGACGCAGAAAATATGCCAAAACTTGGTAGTTGGGATGAGGCTAAAGCTTTGGCCAAAGAAGAGGCTGCAGCTATAGTTGGACAGATGAAAGATCAAGATGTTAAAGATGCGTTTGAGCGTGGTGAAATTCGCGAAATCGTAGCTCTTATAGCATACTTGAATAGCTTAAAATAA
- a CDS encoding RecB-like helicase → MSFEPFLALEASAGSGKTFMLSVRYVALVLQGNDISKILALTFTKKAANEMKERIIKTFCELETSAGELNELSKMLGLEREQIIALRDKYKANFLRSELKILTFDAFFGMILKLFSLNLGLMPDYESGANIDNEVKNRFLKNLLKYDLLSSVAYYMQATNESKTAFFATLKMLYESLDDPSYTECKMPFDVQVLAKYETLSRYALTLSKDKNYQANFSETKLAELVKKPLINDFPNKKYFSVVDAKFIELRDELIRALKEYYANLEKFKINQFFKFISFYEDSRFGTIAEKNRLDFVDVTRLVKRLLSKAIDKEMLYFRLDGRIKHILIDEFQDTNVVQYKILLPLIEETLSGDGQNGIGSFFYVGDIKQSIYFFRGGKKELFSKLKYDFKQIKFDNLKINYRSDKAIVNFVNETFKEKFGADENGNFAYKAQLPNSNSEGFVGIYEFEINGKDNKETKFDNFLQTLKQRVDFLVSSGVSFEDICILCWKNDNATLIKEFLEKAGIPVASGGSNLLINSAKVRLITEFTRFCLFGDKIYSQSINELLGHCPPKLELKIDDSLEAIFKFIAKYLRIDPFDKNLLKLYEISSNYKNLFDFIFNIDANSTPAPDAKHLGISLMSVHKSKGLQFGHVIVCDTINKGRGDDKPFLMDYDTFEDKLDIKLNDKILSTLGDESYIKLKSRIENLEKENIINELYVALTRAKQSLQILVNSNPNGNSPSFFRAYETSSKIVEYLNLQPIEIGKMDVCKKVESKTDFIPLDSFEPVPKQVVKASSDAPVSKDIDSIYFGLGLHYMLEMLARFDKPSLELSKTALINKFGGILSGEAINEICQRVLNLINNQDFQAIIKGKKLFKEQDIGFEGNIKRLDMLCINEDEMVIIDYKSSKNFILKNQEQMSEYIGILRQIYGEYKISGAIVFILKDGAEILEVMQ, encoded by the coding sequence ATGAGTTTTGAGCCATTTTTAGCCCTTGAAGCCAGTGCGGGAAGCGGCAAGACTTTTATGCTTTCAGTCAGGTACGTGGCTTTGGTATTGCAAGGCAACGACATATCAAAAATCCTAGCTTTGACATTCACCAAAAAAGCAGCAAACGAAATGAAAGAGCGCATCATTAAGACTTTTTGCGAGCTGGAAACTAGTGCAGGCGAACTTAATGAGCTTAGCAAAATGCTTGGTTTAGAGCGCGAGCAAATCATTGCTTTAAGAGATAAATATAAGGCTAATTTTTTAAGAAGTGAGCTGAAAATTCTTACTTTTGACGCATTTTTTGGAATGATTTTAAAGCTTTTTAGCTTAAATTTAGGTCTTATGCCAGATTATGAAAGTGGCGCAAATATCGATAATGAGGTAAAAAACAGATTCTTAAAAAATTTGCTTAAATATGATCTTTTATCTTCAGTTGCTTACTATATGCAAGCAACCAACGAGTCAAAAACTGCGTTTTTTGCAACTTTGAAAATGCTTTATGAAAGCCTTGATGATCCGTCTTATACTGAATGTAAAATGCCTTTTGACGTCCAAGTTTTGGCTAAATACGAGACTTTAAGTAGATACGCGCTCACCTTGTCTAAAGATAAAAATTACCAAGCAAATTTTAGCGAAACAAAACTCGCCGAACTGGTAAAAAAACCACTCATAAATGACTTTCCAAATAAAAAGTATTTTAGCGTTGTGGATGCTAAATTTATAGAGCTTAGAGATGAGCTTATCCGTGCTTTAAAAGAGTATTATGCAAATTTAGAAAAGTTTAAGATAAATCAATTTTTTAAGTTCATATCTTTTTATGAAGATAGCAGATTTGGCACTATTGCAGAAAAAAATAGGCTTGATTTTGTCGATGTCACAAGGCTTGTTAAGAGACTTCTTAGCAAAGCAATAGACAAAGAAATGCTCTATTTTAGGCTTGATGGCAGGATAAAACATATCTTGATTGATGAATTTCAAGACACAAATGTCGTCCAGTATAAGATACTTTTGCCACTCATCGAAGAGACGCTTTCAGGAGATGGACAAAATGGGATCGGTAGCTTTTTTTACGTTGGGGATATCAAGCAGAGTATTTATTTTTTTCGTGGTGGTAAAAAGGAGCTTTTTTCAAAGTTAAAGTATGATTTTAAGCAGATTAAATTTGATAATCTAAAGATAAATTATAGAAGCGATAAAGCCATTGTAAATTTCGTAAATGAGACATTTAAAGAGAAATTTGGTGCCGATGAAAATGGAAATTTTGCCTACAAAGCCCAGCTTCCAAACTCCAACTCTGAGGGCTTTGTCGGGATTTATGAGTTTGAGATAAATGGCAAAGACAATAAAGAGACTAAATTTGATAATTTTTTGCAGACACTAAAACAAAGGGTTGATTTTTTAGTTAGCAGTGGCGTGAGTTTTGAAGATATTTGCATACTTTGCTGGAAAAATGACAACGCAACGCTCATAAAAGAGTTTTTAGAAAAAGCTGGTATTCCAGTGGCATCTGGTGGCTCAAATTTACTCATCAATTCAGCTAAAGTTCGACTTATTACGGAGTTTACGCGGTTTTGTTTGTTTGGAGATAAAATCTACTCTCAAAGCATAAATGAGCTTTTAGGTCACTGCCCGCCAAAACTAGAGTTAAAGATAGATGATAGTTTAGAAGCGATATTTAAGTTTATAGCCAAATATTTAAGGATTGATCCGTTTGATAAAAATTTGCTAAAACTCTATGAGATAAGCTCAAATTATAAAAATTTATTTGATTTTATTTTCAATATTGATGCAAACTCCACGCCAGCCCCAGACGCAAAGCATTTGGGGATTTCTTTGATGAGCGTGCATAAAAGCAAAGGTTTGCAGTTTGGTCACGTTATAGTTTGTGATACGATAAACAAAGGCAGAGGCGATGACAAGCCGTTTTTGATGGATTATGATACCTTTGAAGATAAGCTTGATATAAAACTAAATGATAAAATCCTATCAACGCTTGGCGATGAAAGCTACATAAAGCTAAAAAGCAGAATTGAAAATCTGGAAAAAGAAAATATCATAAATGAGCTTTATGTCGCACTCACTAGAGCCAAACAAAGCTTGCAAATTTTAGTAAATTCAAATCCAAACGGTAATTCTCCATCGTTTTTTAGGGCTTATGAAACATCATCTAAGATCGTAGAATATCTAAATTTGCAGCCAATAGAAATAGGAAAAATGGATGTTTGCAAAAAAGTAGAAAGCAAAACAGACTTTATACCACTTGATAGCTTTGAGCCAGTGCCAAAACAAGTAGTAAAGGCTAGTAGCGACGCACCTGTATCAAAAGATATTGATTCTATATATTTTGGGCTTGGACTTCACTATATGTTAGAAATGCTTGCCAGATTTGACAAGCCTAGCCTTGAGCTATCAAAGACTGCTTTGATAAATAAATTTGGTGGCATTCTAAGCGGTGAGGCTATAAATGAAATCTGCCAAAGAGTGCTAAATTTGATAAATAATCAAGATTTTCAAGCAATTATCAAAGGCAAAAAGCTATTTAAAGAGCAAGATATAGGCTTTGAAGGAAATATAAAAAGACTAGATATGCTTTGTATAAATGAAGATGAAATGGTCATCATAGACTATAAAAGCTCTAAGAATTTTATCTTAAAAAATCAAGAGCAAATGAGCGAATATATCGGCATTTTAAGGCAAATTTATGGTGAGTACAAAATAAGTGGTGCTATAGTTTTTATACTCAAAGACGGAGCCGAAATCCTAGAAGTTATGCAATAA
- a CDS encoding cbb3-type cytochrome c oxidase N-terminal domain-containing protein yields MKWFNLEDNINSLSIIGAIVIILLTLIVVGRLFKQMKAKKEGGELSEHNWDGIGEYKNPLPIGWAVTFVLLIIWAIWYFLAGYPLNSYSQIGEYNEEVKAYNENFQKKFENANIDELRAMGEQVFLVQCSSCHGITGDGINGKAADLNIWGSEKAIYDAIVNGSKGLEYPLGEMPGGMAASNDEAKAIAAFVAKEISAIKKTNNENLVEAGRVAWATCAACHGEDGKGMDGQSPDLSTYGSSKFVLDVLNRGKSGAIGVMPKFTGSGILNPTQEKAVSEYVISLSKGE; encoded by the coding sequence ATGAAATGGTTTAATCTCGAAGATAATATAAACTCGCTTTCTATAATTGGTGCTATAGTTATTATACTACTTACACTTATAGTAGTAGGTAGACTATTTAAGCAGATGAAAGCGAAAAAAGAAGGTGGCGAACTAAGTGAGCACAACTGGGATGGCATAGGTGAGTATAAAAACCCATTGCCAATTGGTTGGGCTGTTACATTTGTTTTGCTTATAATATGGGCTATATGGTATTTCCTAGCTGGTTATCCTCTAAATTCATATTCTCAAATCGGAGAGTATAATGAAGAGGTAAAAGCATATAATGAAAATTTCCAAAAGAAATTTGAAAATGCTAATATAGATGAGTTAAGAGCAATGGGAGAACAAGTTTTCTTAGTACAATGCTCTAGCTGCCACGGTATCACAGGCGATGGCATCAATGGCAAGGCAGCTGACCTAAATATATGGGGAAGCGAAAAAGCTATATATGACGCGATAGTAAATGGCTCAAAAGGTCTTGAGTATCCACTTGGTGAAATGCCTGGCGGTATGGCTGCAAGCAATGATGAAGCAAAAGCAATCGCAGCTTTTGTTGCTAAAGAGATATCAGCTATCAAAAAGACTAATAATGAAAATCTAGTCGAAGCTGGACGCGTCGCATGGGCTACATGCGCTGCTTGTCATGGTGAAGACGGCAAAGGTATGGACGGTCAGTCTCCAGATCTAAGCACTTATGGTTCAAGTAAATTTGTATTAGATGTTCTAAACCGTGGTAAAAGTGGTGCCATAGGTGTTATGCCTAAATTTACTGGTTCAGGAATACTAAATCCAACTCAAGAAAAAGCAGTTAGTGAATATGTTATTTCACTATCAAAAGGAGAGTAA
- a CDS encoding cytochrome c oxidase, cbb3-type, CcoQ subunit — translation MSVETMRELQAYGYFVLLIAMVVLLYGYWFHLKKSEKTGRRDYEKYSNLALRDDLRDDVLETVSTSNAKGSVEK, via the coding sequence ATGAGTGTAGAAACAATGAGAGAACTTCAAGCTTATGGTTATTTTGTTTTACTGATAGCTATGGTTGTATTGCTTTATGGCTACTGGTTTCATCTCAAAAAGTCTGAAAAGACTGGTAGAAGAGACTATGAAAAGTATTCAAATTTAGCCCTTAGAGATGATCTAAGAGATGATGTTTTGGAAACTGTTTCTACTAGTAATGCTAAAGGGAGCGTTGAAAAATGA
- a CDS encoding PD-(D/E)XK nuclease family protein, whose protein sequence is MNYTQNRELYVLSSSRNIRDFLEQNCTNSLLPKVITIFEFNQTILLVNGLKKATDTTRLLIMQEAAKATKAVSSELNISTEFFAFLKNSSYLFSFFQELEREFVSIDTLKNSDTYANYDEHLDILQELKNLYFKLLEEHGFYDDITICTKFSINESYIKQFDKIHLKIDGMLSKFDWKVLQEVAKISDLNIYFNSSKYNQKLINAIENITNLELKTGFEYTLNLSQNKIIAQTKTPKNSKIKLKEFSIRSLQCAYIFDEISNFIRSGIEPKNIAVILPDEDFYRVLKALDERDMLNYAMGESLTYQNIFILCDSLKQALDSNLMYKKMENYLELAKDLDQLSSTLNFFKFDDELYKNLNLMYRSNCTFERFYELFDLIKSHVQISNEVGQILENELFVLKQLLSSVNLDFATVFEIFLMKLKDIKLSMVGGGEVTVMGLLESRSKNYEGVIIVDFNDNFVPRKSQKEMFLSSVIRKKSGLISHQDRENLQRFYYESLINRAKQVSISYTKNEESLLSRFAMDFAYENDLTHSQNDYQEALNLDGIEPNLKPEDPVCKHDFFGSSLSFSRLNTYLACKKKYYYKYILKLKEYRNFTQESTSNELGSTIHAALQLYFTTHKDSFNKNEFLSILNKFKNQQNLLDMSVFELRLDKFAEVQNSYFKLGYKVAECEKELNNEFCGVKIEGVIDRIDIGEEIRLIDYKSGKIDESSLQLAFYQALYGVECEGYFYSIKENEFISSKKTIEDLRSLIESLKDEFTQEVCFERTNKSETCKYCDYALFCKKELK, encoded by the coding sequence TTGAACTATACGCAAAATAGAGAACTTTACGTCCTTAGCTCATCTAGAAATATTAGGGACTTTTTAGAGCAAAATTGCACGAACTCTTTACTTCCAAAAGTCATAACGATTTTTGAGTTTAACCAGACAATTCTTTTGGTAAATGGACTAAAAAAAGCCACAGATACAACCAGACTTCTTATCATGCAAGAGGCTGCCAAAGCGACAAAAGCAGTCTCTAGTGAGCTAAATATCAGCACTGAATTTTTTGCATTTTTGAAAAATAGTAGCTATCTTTTTTCTTTTTTTCAAGAGCTAGAAAGGGAGTTTGTCAGCATAGATACTCTTAAAAATAGCGATACTTATGCAAATTATGATGAGCATTTAGACATATTACAGGAGCTAAAAAATCTATATTTTAAGCTTTTAGAAGAGCATGGATTTTACGATGATATAACAATTTGCACTAAATTTAGCATAAATGAAAGCTACATAAAACAGTTTGATAAAATTCACTTAAAAATAGACGGTATGTTGTCTAAATTTGACTGGAAAGTCTTGCAAGAAGTCGCAAAAATCAGCGATTTAAATATTTATTTTAACTCTAGCAAATACAACCAAAAACTCATAAACGCAATAGAAAATATAACTAATTTGGAGCTTAAAACTGGATTTGAGTATACTTTAAATTTGAGCCAAAACAAAATCATAGCCCAAACCAAAACGCCTAAAAATAGCAAAATAAAACTAAAAGAATTCAGCATTAGATCGCTCCAATGCGCATATATTTTTGATGAAATCTCTAATTTTATCAGAAGTGGAATTGAGCCAAAAAATATAGCAGTCATCTTGCCCGATGAGGATTTTTATAGAGTTTTAAAAGCTCTTGATGAGCGTGATATGCTAAACTACGCTATGGGCGAAAGTTTGACTTATCAAAATATATTTATCTTGTGCGATAGCCTAAAACAAGCGCTTGATTCAAATTTGATGTATAAAAAAATGGAAAATTATCTTGAGTTGGCTAAGGATTTAGATCAGTTAAGCTCTACTTTAAATTTCTTCAAATTTGATGACGAACTCTATAAAAATCTAAACTTAATGTATAGATCAAACTGCACTTTTGAGAGATTTTATGAGCTATTTGATTTGATAAAATCACACGTGCAAATCTCAAATGAAGTAGGGCAAATCTTAGAAAACGAATTGTTTGTTTTAAAACAGCTTTTATCTAGCGTAAACCTTGATTTTGCCACTGTTTTTGAGATATTTTTGATGAAGCTAAAAGATATTAAGCTAAGCATGGTTGGTGGTGGAGAAGTCACTGTTATGGGGCTTTTAGAAAGTAGATCGAAAAACTATGAGGGCGTTATTATCGTCGATTTCAATGACAATTTTGTCCCAAGAAAAAGTCAAAAAGAGATGTTTTTAAGCTCTGTAATACGCAAAAAATCAGGTCTAATTAGTCACCAAGATAGAGAAAATTTACAAAGATTTTATTACGAAAGCTTGATAAATAGGGCAAAACAAGTTAGCATATCTTACACTAAAAATGAAGAGTCTTTGCTAAGCAGATTTGCTATGGATTTTGCCTATGAAAATGATTTAACACACAGTCAAAATGACTATCAAGAAGCATTAAATTTAGATGGAATTGAGCCAAATTTAAAGCCAGAAGATCCAGTTTGCAAGCATGATTTTTTTGGCTCTAGCCTCTCTTTTTCAAGGCTAAATACATATCTTGCTTGCAAAAAAAAGTATTATTATAAATACATTTTAAAGCTAAAAGAGTATAGAAATTTCACTCAAGAATCAACAAGTAATGAGCTTGGAAGTACTATTCATGCAGCACTGCAGCTCTACTTCACAACTCATAAAGACAGTTTTAATAAAAATGAGTTTCTGAGTATTCTAAATAAATTTAAAAACCAGCAAAATCTTTTAGATATGAGCGTTTTTGAGCTAAGGCTAGATAAATTTGCAGAGGTTCAAAATAGCTATTTTAAGCTTGGATATAAGGTCGCTGAGTGCGAAAAAGAGCTAAATAATGAGTTTTGTGGCGTCAAAATAGAAGGCGTCATCGATAGGATAGACATAGGCGAAGAGATCAGACTGATCGATTATAAAAGTGGCAAAATAGATGAAAGCTCGCTTCAGCTTGCCTTTTACCAAGCACTATATGGCGTGGAGTGTGAGGGGTATTTTTACTCTATAAAAGAAAATGAGTTTATATCCAGCAAAAAAACTATAGAAGATTTGAGATCGCTCATAGAAAGCTTAAAGGATGAATTTACCCAAGAGGTCTGTTTCGAACGTACAAATAAAAGTGAAACGTGCAAATACTGCGATTATGCTCTGTTTTGTAAAAAGGAGTTAAAATGA